Proteins from a genomic interval of Chitinophagales bacterium:
- the rpoC gene encoding DNA-directed RNA polymerase subunit beta' encodes MPFKKDHKIKSNFSTITICLSSPDTILERSYGEVLKPETINYRTYKPERDGLFCERIFGPVKDYECYCGKYKRIRYKGIVCDRCGVEVTEKKVRRERMGHIKLVVPVVHIWYFKALPNKIGYLLGLSSKKLESVVYYERYIVINPGALEGQVEKMDLLTEEEYLDYVESLPRENQLLEDHDPEKFVAKMGATAIKDLLTNLDLDKMSYDLRHQAANETSQQRKAEALKRLSVVEAFRDANEQRQNSPEWMIVQYLPVIPPELRPLVPLDGGRFASSDLNDLYRRVIIRNNRLKRLIEIKAPEVILRNEKRMLQEAVDSLFDNSRKSNAVKAEGGRALKSLSDVLKGKQGRFRQNLLGKRVDYSGRSVIVVGPELKMHECGLPKDMAAELFKPFVIRKLIERGIVKTVKSAKKLVDKKDPAIWDILENTLRGHPVMLNRAPTLHRLSIQAFQPKLVEGKAIRLHPLVCSAFNADFDGDQMAVHVPLSNAAILEAQLLMLSSHNILNPQSGTTIAVPSQDMVLGLYYISKIRTTTPERIVKGQGKSFYSPEEVIIAFNEQAVELHAAIKVKVPIRQSNGSMKHQLVETSVGRVLFNQVVPEEVGYVDELLTKKALRKIINRVLSIVGIARTADFLDNIKSMGFQWSFKGGLSFGIKDLIDPTGKPKMVDNAQSEVDEVAMNYEMGLITNNERYNQVIDIWTRLTTQISGRLMNELASDNQGFNAVYMMMHSGARGSKEQIRQLAGLRGLMAKPRKSGAAGPEIVENPILANFKEGLSVLEYFISTHGARKGLADTALKTADAGYLTRRLVDVAQDVVITEEDCGTLRGIEISALKDNEDIVEPLYDRILGRVALNDVYDPITERLIVTAGEDITENIAQYIEEKTGIESIEIRSVLTCETARGVCVKCYGRNLANNRVAQRGDAVGIIAAQSIGEPGTQLTLRTFHVGGIAKATATESRLAAKFGGIIQFDEVRTVEYVSEGGVTKTTVLGRTGEIRILHPETGKQLINYNIPYGALLFVKDGQTIAKDDLVCEWDPYNAVIVSEFAGKVIFEDIIEGVTFREEADEQTGHKEKVIIDSKDKRKIPSIQVEHAHGDEVKTYNLPVGSHISVNNDEPVYKGKVLVKIPRTLSKVKDITGGLPRVTELFEARNPSNPAVVSEIDGAVTFGKIKRGNREVIITSREGQKRKYMVSLSKHILVQENDFVRAGTPLSDGSITPADILNIKGPFAVQEYIVNEVQEVYRLQGVGINDKHIEVIVRQMMRKVNIMDPGDTRFLENTAVDKFEFIAENDRIFDKKFVTDSGKSNRLKPGQIVTLRQLREENSYLRRNDLDLVKYRDAIAATAKPVLQGITRASLGTSSWISAASFQETTKVLSAASIAARQDNLEGLKENVIVGHLIPAGTGSIEFQDNIVGSKEEYEKMKSAYTRKEPAKV; translated from the coding sequence ATGCCCTTTAAAAAGGATCACAAAATTAAAAGTAATTTTTCGACAATTACCATCTGCTTATCTTCTCCTGACACGATACTCGAACGCTCGTATGGTGAAGTGTTGAAGCCAGAAACGATTAATTATCGAACTTATAAACCTGAGAGAGACGGTCTCTTTTGCGAACGAATTTTCGGCCCCGTAAAAGATTACGAATGTTATTGTGGAAAATATAAGCGAATTCGATATAAGGGAATTGTGTGTGATAGATGTGGCGTAGAAGTAACGGAGAAGAAGGTAAGAAGAGAGCGAATGGGTCATATCAAGCTGGTAGTCCCTGTAGTACACATATGGTATTTCAAGGCATTGCCTAATAAAATTGGTTATTTATTAGGTTTGTCTTCCAAAAAATTGGAAAGCGTTGTTTATTATGAAAGATATATAGTCATCAATCCAGGGGCTTTAGAAGGACAAGTTGAAAAAATGGACTTGCTAACTGAAGAAGAATACCTAGATTATGTAGAAAGTCTTCCAAGAGAAAATCAACTTTTAGAGGATCACGATCCTGAAAAGTTTGTGGCCAAAATGGGTGCAACTGCAATTAAAGATTTGTTGACCAATCTTGATTTGGATAAAATGTCTTATGATCTTAGACATCAAGCTGCAAATGAAACTTCTCAACAAAGAAAAGCAGAGGCACTCAAAAGATTAAGCGTAGTAGAGGCATTTCGAGATGCAAATGAACAAAGGCAAAATTCTCCGGAATGGATGATTGTTCAGTATTTGCCTGTTATTCCACCTGAGTTACGTCCATTGGTGCCTTTGGACGGCGGACGTTTTGCAAGTTCTGACTTGAATGATTTGTATCGACGGGTTATCATTAGAAATAATCGTTTGAAACGTCTGATTGAAATCAAAGCACCGGAAGTGATTTTGAGAAATGAGAAAAGAATGTTGCAAGAGGCGGTAGATTCGCTCTTTGACAACTCTCGTAAGTCAAATGCTGTCAAAGCTGAAGGTGGTCGTGCGCTTAAATCGTTGAGTGATGTATTGAAAGGTAAGCAAGGACGATTTCGTCAAAATCTTTTAGGTAAAAGGGTTGATTATTCAGGACGTTCTGTAATTGTAGTAGGCCCTGAGTTGAAGATGCACGAATGTGGCTTGCCTAAAGATATGGCGGCTGAATTGTTCAAGCCATTTGTAATCCGAAAACTGATTGAAAGAGGTATTGTAAAAACAGTGAAATCTGCTAAAAAGCTAGTAGATAAAAAAGACCCTGCAATTTGGGATATATTAGAAAATACTTTACGTGGACACCCTGTAATGCTTAACCGTGCGCCAACTTTGCACAGGTTATCTATACAAGCATTTCAACCTAAATTAGTGGAAGGTAAGGCAATTCGATTACATCCACTTGTGTGTTCAGCCTTCAATGCTGACTTTGATGGAGACCAAATGGCGGTACACGTGCCGCTTAGTAATGCCGCTATTTTAGAGGCTCAATTACTAATGTTGTCTTCTCATAATATCTTGAATCCACAAAGTGGTACTACCATTGCTGTGCCTTCACAAGATATGGTATTAGGATTGTACTACATCTCCAAAATTCGTACAACTACACCTGAAAGAATTGTAAAAGGACAAGGAAAATCCTTTTATTCACCAGAAGAAGTAATCATTGCTTTCAATGAACAAGCAGTTGAATTACATGCTGCAATTAAGGTCAAGGTACCTATTCGTCAAAGCAATGGTAGTATGAAACACCAACTTGTGGAAACAAGTGTAGGAAGAGTTTTATTCAACCAAGTAGTTCCCGAGGAAGTAGGATATGTAGATGAATTGCTTACCAAGAAAGCACTAAGAAAGATTATTAATCGTGTATTGAGTATTGTTGGTATTGCTCGAACTGCCGATTTCCTAGACAATATCAAAAGTATGGGATTTCAATGGTCTTTCAAAGGTGGACTATCATTCGGAATAAAAGACTTAATAGATCCAACTGGCAAGCCCAAAATGGTTGACAATGCTCAATCTGAAGTGGATGAGGTTGCGATGAATTACGAGATGGGATTGATTACCAACAATGAACGATACAATCAGGTAATTGATATTTGGACACGTCTGACAACACAAATAAGTGGTCGCTTGATGAATGAGCTGGCTTCTGATAACCAAGGTTTTAATGCAGTGTATATGATGATGCACTCAGGAGCAAGGGGGTCCAAAGAGCAGATTCGACAGCTAGCGGGTTTGAGGGGATTAATGGCCAAACCTCGAAAATCAGGTGCGGCAGGACCAGAAATTGTAGAGAACCCAATTTTGGCTAATTTCAAGGAAGGATTATCTGTACTTGAATATTTTATCTCTACACACGGTGCAAGAAAAGGTTTGGCTGATACAGCTTTGAAAACGGCAGATGCAGGATATTTGACTCGTCGTTTGGTGGATGTGGCACAGGATGTTGTTATCACAGAAGAAGATTGTGGTACATTGAGAGGAATTGAAATATCTGCATTGAAAGACAACGAAGATATTGTAGAACCTTTATACGATCGTATTTTGGGACGTGTAGCATTGAATGATGTTTATGACCCAATTACTGAAAGATTGATTGTAACAGCTGGTGAAGATATCACTGAAAACATTGCTCAATATATCGAAGAAAAAACGGGTATAGAATCTATCGAAATTCGCTCGGTTTTAACTTGTGAAACTGCAAGAGGTGTTTGTGTGAAATGTTATGGTCGAAACTTAGCAAACAATCGAGTTGCTCAAAGAGGAGATGCCGTAGGAATTATTGCCGCACAATCCATTGGAGAACCTGGTACACAGCTTACACTTCGTACTTTTCACGTTGGTGGTATTGCAAAAGCAACCGCTACCGAATCTCGCCTTGCTGCTAAGTTTGGTGGTATTATACAGTTTGACGAAGTACGAACAGTAGAATATGTGAGTGAAGGAGGAGTGACCAAAACAACTGTGTTGGGACGTACAGGCGAAATTCGCATACTACATCCCGAAACAGGCAAACAATTGATTAATTACAATATTCCTTATGGGGCATTACTTTTTGTAAAGGATGGACAGACAATCGCTAAAGATGACCTTGTTTGTGAATGGGACCCTTATAATGCGGTAATTGTATCGGAGTTTGCAGGTAAAGTAATATTCGAAGATATTATCGAAGGGGTTACTTTTCGAGAGGAAGCTGATGAGCAAACTGGACACAAAGAGAAAGTAATTATTGATTCGAAGGATAAACGAAAAATACCTTCTATTCAAGTAGAACATGCTCATGGTGATGAAGTTAAAACATACAACCTGCCAGTAGGCTCACACATCAGTGTAAATAACGATGAACCTGTTTACAAAGGCAAGGTTTTGGTAAAAATACCACGTACACTGAGTAAAGTGAAGGATATTACGGGAGGTCTTCCGAGAGTAACAGAATTGTTTGAAGCGCGTAACCCTTCTAATCCTGCTGTTGTTTCCGAAATTGACGGAGCAGTTACATTCGGTAAAATCAAGCGTGGTAATCGAGAGGTAATTATTACTTCCCGAGAAGGTCAGAAGCGGAAATACATGGTTTCGTTATCAAAACATATTCTTGTTCAAGAAAATGACTTTGTAAGAGCAGGTACACCACTTTCGGATGGTTCTATTACTCCTGCTGATATTTTGAATATCAAAGGTCCTTTTGCAGTACAGGAATACATTGTAAACGAAGTACAAGAAGTTTACCGATTACAAGGTGTGGGAATCAACGATAAACACATTGAAGTAATTGTGCGTCAAATGATGCGTAAAGTAAACATCATGGATCCAGGTGATACTCGATTCTTGGAAAATACAGCGGTAGATAAGTTTGAGTTCATTGCAGAAAATGACCGAATTTTTGATAAAAAATTCGTGACTGACTCAGGTAAATCCAATCGTTTGAAACCAGGTCAAATTGTTACCCTGCGTCAATTGAGAGAAGAAAACTCTTATCTGCGAAGAAATGACCTTGATTTAGTGAAATACCGAGATGCAATTGCGGCAACTGCCAAACCTGTATTACAAGGTATTACTAGAGCTTCATTGGGTACAAGCAGCTGGATATCTGCTGCTTCTTTCCAAGAAACAACTAAGGTCTTGAGTGCTGCTTCTATTGCTGCAAGACAAGATAATTTGGAGGGATTGAAAGAAAATGTAATTGTAGGACATTTGATTCCCGCAGGTACAGGCAGCATCGAATTCCAAGATAACATAGTTGGATCTAAAGAAGAGTATGAGAAGATGAAATCTGCTTATACTAGAAAAGAACCTGCAAAGGTATAA
- the rpoB gene encoding DNA-directed RNA polymerase subunit beta has product MTSAITAYTERINFGRIKQTHENPDLLEIQVKSFQEFFQLETAPGDRNSEGLYRVFTDNFPISDARNIFDLKFLDYHIDPPRYSIEECMQRGLTYSVPLKAKLRLSCNDEEHVDFETIEQEVFLGNIPYMTPKGTFVVNGAERIVVSQLHRSPGVFFSQSMHPNGTRLYSARVIPFKGAWIEFATDINNVMYAYIDRKKKFPVTTLLRAIGYDTDKAILELFDLADQVEVSRDVLEANIGRKLAARVLKSWIEDFVDEDTGEVVSIERNEVILERDTILDEYNIEDILETEVKSIVLQKEAKSADFAIIYNTLHKDTSNSEIEAVQHIYRQLRGSDPPDEETARGIIDKLFFSDKRYDLGEVGRYKINRKLKIDMANNDLRVLTKEDIIEMVKYLIRLTNQKADIDDIDHLSNRRVRTVGEQLYSQFSVGLARMARTIRERMNVRDNEVFTPVDLINARTLSSVINSFFGTSQLSQFLDQTNPLSEITHKRRISALGPGGLSRERAGFEVRDVHYSHYGRLCTIETPEGPNIGLISTLCVHAKVNKMGFLETPYRRVEEGNVRMGRKDVDYLSAEEEDTKIIGQATSSFDEEGQFNQDRIKSRHQGEFPVLPPDQLQYIDVASNQIVGVSASLIPFLENDDANRALMGSNMQRQAVPLLRTDAPIVGTGLEAKVAQDSRMLINAEGHGIVEYVDANKVVIRYDRNDTDRLISFTDDSITYNLTKFKRTNQGTCINLKPIVRKGDKVVSGQILCEGYATQQGELALGRNLLVAFMPWKGYNFEDAIVISERVVKEDLFTSIHIEEYDMDVRDTKLGEEELTNDIPNVSEEATKDLDENGIIRIGANVKEGDILIGKITPKGESDPTPEEKLLRAIFGDKAGDVKDASLKLPPSTKGVVINKRLFARAKKTKESKVREKEAITKLDTEHKEHLSKLKDLLLDKISSLLNNYRSAGVKDVYNEIIIKEGVKFTPLVLKGLDYSQVKAEGWTEDEELNNHIKVLLNNYSIKVSEEVGRYRREKFNISVGDELPAGVLKLAKVYLAKKRKLKVGDKLAGRHGNKGIVSKIVRLEDMPFLEDGTPMDIVLNPLGVPSRMNIGQIYETVLGWAGLKLGKKYACPIFDGPTVDTISDEITQAGLPEFGMTHLYDGETGDRFHQEATVGVIYMLKLAHMVDDKMHARSIGPYSLITQQPLGGKAQFGGQRFGEMEVWALEAFGAAHILQELLTIKSDDIVGRAKAYEAIVKGDNLPTPSIPESFNVLLHELRGLALDLIFE; this is encoded by the coding sequence ATGACCTCAGCCATAACTGCCTATACAGAGCGCATTAATTTTGGTAGAATCAAGCAAACTCATGAAAATCCAGACTTGCTTGAAATTCAGGTAAAGTCTTTTCAAGAATTTTTTCAACTAGAAACGGCTCCTGGTGATCGTAATTCCGAAGGTCTGTATCGGGTATTTACTGATAACTTTCCTATTAGTGATGCTCGTAATATTTTTGATTTAAAATTTTTGGATTACCATATAGATCCTCCCCGTTATAGCATTGAAGAATGTATGCAACGTGGATTAACCTATAGTGTTCCTTTGAAGGCAAAGTTACGTTTGTCATGTAATGATGAAGAACACGTAGATTTTGAAACAATTGAGCAAGAAGTTTTCTTGGGAAATATCCCTTACATGACACCAAAGGGAACTTTTGTGGTAAATGGTGCAGAAAGAATAGTCGTTTCACAATTGCATCGATCGCCAGGCGTATTCTTCAGTCAAAGTATGCATCCTAATGGAACTCGGTTGTATTCTGCACGTGTAATTCCTTTCAAGGGAGCATGGATAGAATTTGCAACAGATATCAATAACGTAATGTATGCGTATATTGATAGAAAGAAAAAGTTTCCAGTAACAACCTTATTGAGAGCAATAGGGTACGACACAGATAAAGCTATTTTAGAGTTATTTGACCTTGCCGACCAAGTGGAAGTAAGCCGAGATGTACTTGAAGCGAACATAGGTCGAAAGCTTGCCGCTCGTGTGTTGAAAAGCTGGATTGAGGATTTTGTTGATGAAGATACTGGTGAAGTAGTTTCTATAGAAAGAAATGAAGTTATTCTTGAAAGAGATACTATTTTAGATGAGTACAATATTGAAGATATTTTAGAAACAGAAGTGAAATCCATCGTATTGCAAAAAGAAGCTAAATCAGCTGACTTTGCGATTATTTACAATACGTTGCACAAGGACACTTCAAACTCTGAAATTGAAGCGGTTCAACATATTTATCGACAATTAAGAGGCTCTGATCCCCCAGATGAGGAAACTGCTAGAGGAATTATTGATAAACTCTTTTTCTCCGACAAACGCTATGATTTAGGTGAAGTAGGGCGATATAAAATCAATAGAAAGCTCAAGATAGATATGGCTAATAATGATCTCCGTGTTTTGACTAAGGAGGACATTATTGAAATGGTTAAATATCTTATTCGCTTAACCAACCAAAAAGCGGATATTGATGATATTGACCATTTAAGTAATAGAAGGGTAAGAACAGTTGGAGAACAGTTGTATAGCCAGTTTAGTGTTGGTTTGGCACGTATGGCTCGTACGATTCGTGAACGTATGAATGTTCGAGATAACGAGGTGTTTACACCTGTGGATTTGATAAATGCTCGTACTTTGTCATCTGTTATTAACTCGTTTTTTGGTACAAGTCAATTATCTCAATTTCTTGACCAAACTAATCCGTTGTCTGAAATTACTCATAAAAGACGTATTTCTGCGTTAGGACCAGGTGGTTTATCAAGAGAGAGAGCAGGATTTGAAGTTAGGGATGTTCACTATTCTCATTATGGACGATTGTGTACAATTGAAACTCCAGAAGGACCAAATATTGGGCTGATTTCTACTCTATGTGTACATGCTAAGGTAAACAAGATGGGGTTTTTAGAGACTCCATATAGAAGAGTAGAGGAAGGAAATGTAAGAATGGGTAGGAAAGATGTAGATTATCTATCGGCAGAAGAAGAAGATACTAAAATTATTGGTCAAGCTACTTCAAGTTTTGATGAAGAAGGGCAGTTTAACCAAGATAGAATTAAATCTCGTCATCAGGGGGAATTCCCAGTTCTACCTCCTGACCAATTGCAGTATATTGACGTAGCTTCTAATCAAATTGTAGGGGTTTCTGCGTCTCTAATTCCATTTTTGGAAAACGATGATGCGAACCGTGCTTTGATGGGATCGAATATGCAACGTCAAGCAGTGCCATTGTTGCGAACAGATGCCCCGATTGTTGGAACAGGATTGGAGGCAAAAGTAGCTCAAGATTCTAGGATGTTAATTAATGCAGAGGGGCATGGTATTGTAGAATATGTAGATGCAAATAAGGTTGTTATCCGATATGATAGAAATGATACTGATAGGTTAATTAGTTTTACTGATGATTCTATCACTTACAATTTGACTAAGTTTAAAAGAACAAATCAAGGTACTTGTATCAATCTCAAACCGATTGTTAGAAAAGGTGACAAGGTTGTTTCTGGGCAAATTCTTTGTGAAGGATATGCTACGCAGCAAGGAGAGTTGGCATTAGGACGCAATTTATTGGTTGCGTTTATGCCTTGGAAAGGATATAACTTTGAGGATGCAATTGTGATTTCTGAGCGAGTTGTTAAAGAAGATTTATTCACTTCTATTCATATTGAAGAGTATGATATGGATGTAAGGGATACGAAGTTAGGAGAAGAAGAACTAACCAATGATATTCCGAATGTGAGTGAAGAAGCAACCAAAGATTTGGATGAAAATGGTATTATCCGTATCGGTGCAAATGTGAAGGAAGGGGATATCTTGATTGGTAAGATTACCCCTAAAGGAGAATCAGATCCAACGCCTGAAGAAAAATTATTAAGAGCAATATTTGGGGATAAAGCAGGAGACGTAAAAGATGCTTCTCTTAAACTACCGCCTTCTACAAAAGGAGTAGTTATTAACAAACGTTTATTCGCAAGAGCGAAAAAGACCAAGGAAAGTAAAGTAAGAGAAAAAGAAGCGATAACCAAATTAGATACAGAGCATAAAGAGCATCTTTCAAAATTGAAGGATTTATTGCTTGACAAGATAAGCTCACTCTTAAATAATTATCGTTCAGCAGGTGTAAAAGATGTTTACAATGAGATAATCATTAAAGAAGGTGTAAAGTTTACTCCTCTTGTTTTAAAAGGATTAGATTATTCTCAAGTGAAGGCAGAGGGGTGGACAGAAGATGAAGAGCTTAATAATCACATCAAGGTGTTGTTGAACAACTACAGCATTAAAGTAAGTGAAGAAGTAGGACGCTATAGAAGAGAGAAGTTCAACATAAGTGTAGGAGATGAATTACCCGCAGGTGTATTGAAATTGGCTAAAGTTTATTTGGCTAAAAAACGCAAATTGAAGGTTGGAGATAAATTGGCAGGTCGTCATGGTAATAAGGGGATCGTATCTAAAATAGTTCGCCTTGAAGATATGCCATTTTTAGAGGATGGAACACCGATGGATATTGTATTGAATCCATTGGGAGTACCTTCAAGGATGAATATTGGCCAAATATATGAAACTGTATTAGGCTGGGCAGGTCTAAAATTGGGTAAAAAATATGCTTGTCCAATTTTTGATGGACCAACTGTTGATACGATTAGTGATGAAATCACACAAGCAGGCTTACCAGAATTTGGTATGACACATCTTTATGATGGTGAAACTGGTGATCGTTTTCATCAAGAAGCTACTGTAGGAGTAATTTATATGCTCAAACTAGCACATATGGTGGATGATAAGATGCACGCTCGTTCAATAGGTCCTTATTCTCTCATTACACAACAACCTTTGGGTGGTAAAGCACAATTTGGAGGTCAGCGTTTTGGAGAAATGGAGGTATGGGCTTTGGAAGCATTTGGTGCAGCACATATATTGCAAGAATTACTTACAATTAAATCAGATGATATTGTAGGTAGAGCGAAGGCTTATGAAGCAATAGTAAAAGGAGATAATCTACCAACTCCAAGTATCCCAGAATCCTTCAATGTACTGTTACACGAATTGAGAGGTTTGGCACTTGACCTTATCTTTGAATAA
- the rplA gene encoding 50S ribosomal protein L1, with amino-acid sequence MKLTKKRKQILDKLENDKLYTIQEAASLVREVSTTKFDSSIDLHVRLGIDPRKPDQALRGTVTLPHGTGKSKTVIVLCSPDKEEEANQAGADYCGLDEYVDKIQSGWTDFDVVIATPNVMAKVGKLGRVLGPRGLMPNPKTGTITMNVGEAVGEVKKGKISFRVDKFGIIHSSIGRVSFSPEKLAENASEVLKTLSKMKPSTAKGIYFRSIYMASTMGLGVPVDVKSIKGV; translated from the coding sequence GTGAAACTCACAAAAAAAAGAAAGCAGATTCTTGATAAGCTGGAAAATGATAAGTTATATACTATTCAAGAGGCGGCTAGCTTAGTAAGAGAGGTATCTACTACAAAATTTGACTCTTCTATTGATCTTCATGTTCGTTTGGGAATAGATCCTCGGAAACCAGATCAAGCTTTAAGAGGAACAGTAACATTACCTCACGGAACGGGTAAATCCAAAACAGTTATAGTATTGTGTTCTCCTGATAAAGAAGAAGAGGCTAACCAAGCAGGTGCAGATTACTGTGGGTTAGATGAATATGTCGATAAAATTCAAAGTGGGTGGACTGATTTTGATGTAGTTATTGCTACTCCTAATGTAATGGCGAAAGTAGGTAAGTTAGGACGAGTGTTAGGGCCTAGAGGCTTAATGCCTAACCCTAAAACTGGAACCATTACCATGAATGTAGGAGAAGCTGTAGGAGAAGTAAAAAAAGGTAAAATATCTTTTAGAGTAGATAAGTTTGGAATCATTCATTCATCTATAGGAAGGGTTTCTTTCAGTCCAGAAAAATTGGCTGAAAATGCTTCTGAGGTTCTCAAAACTTTGTCAAAAATGAAGCCTTCTACTGCAAAAGGTATTTATTTCAGGAGCATATATATGGCTAGCACCATGGGTCTTGGTGTTCCAGTTGATGTAAAATCTATAAAAGGTGTATAA
- the rplL gene encoding 50S ribosomal protein L7/L12, with product MADLKAFAEQLVNLTVKEVNELAGILKTEYGIEPAAAAVAMAAPSGGGEGEAAPEQTEFDVILKSAGGKKLNVVKLVKTLTGLGLKEAKDLVDGAPQTLKEGVSKEEAADLKAQLEEAGAEVEVK from the coding sequence ATGGCGGATTTAAAAGCATTTGCTGAGCAGTTGGTGAACCTAACTGTGAAGGAAGTAAACGAACTAGCAGGTATTCTAAAAACTGAATACGGTATTGAGCCTGCCGCAGCAGCAGTGGCGATGGCAGCTCCAAGTGGTGGTGGAGAAGGGGAAGCAGCTCCTGAGCAAACAGAGTTTGATGTAATACTTAAATCTGCTGGAGGTAAAAAATTGAACGTGGTGAAGTTAGTTAAAACACTAACTGGATTGGGTTTAAAAGAAGCCAAAGATTTAGTTGATGGCGCACCTCAAACGCTTAAAGAAGGAGTTTCTAAAGAAGAAGCTGCCGATTTAAAGGCACAGTTAGAAGAAGCTGGTGCAGAAGTAGAAGTTAAGTAG
- the rplK gene encoding 50S ribosomal protein L11, with translation MAKQVETFIKLQIKGGQANPAPPVGPALGSKGVNIMMFCKAFNARTKDLMGQIVPVVISVYKDKSFDFIVKTPPAPILLLEAAGLKSGSAQSNRNKVGKVSWDQVKQIAETKMPDLNAFKVESAMKMVAGTARSMGITIEGTPPWEA, from the coding sequence ATGGCAAAGCAAGTAGAGACTTTCATAAAATTACAAATAAAAGGAGGACAAGCTAACCCCGCACCTCCAGTAGGACCAGCACTTGGTTCTAAGGGGGTTAACATCATGATGTTCTGTAAAGCATTCAATGCTAGAACAAAAGATTTGATGGGACAGATTGTGCCTGTGGTGATTAGTGTTTATAAAGATAAATCCTTTGATTTTATTGTAAAGACTCCACCTGCTCCAATATTATTATTGGAGGCGGCAGGACTAAAGAGCGGATCTGCTCAATCTAATAGAAACAAGGTCGGTAAGGTTAGTTGGGATCAAGTAAAGCAAATTGCAGAAACTAAGATGCCTGATTTGAATGCTTTTAAAGTTGAATCTGCTATGAAAATGGTAGCAGGAACAGCTAGGAGTATGGGAATTACAATCGAAGGTACTCCTCCTTGGGAAGCTTAA
- the nusG gene encoding transcription termination/antitermination protein NusG, which translates to MSTEENKGNKKWYVLRVISGKERKIKMHLDAEIIRSGWEDVIIQVLVPTEKVYQIRNGKKIITERNFYPGYMLLEADEFKLNSDVIQSVRSMNGVIHFLGKENPVPLRKSEVNKILGKVDEMQEAGERLNEPFLVGETVKIIDGPFNGFNGAIEEIYDDKKKLKVIVKIFGRRTPVELNFGQVEKQS; encoded by the coding sequence ATGAGCACAGAGGAAAATAAAGGTAACAAAAAGTGGTATGTGCTGAGAGTTATTAGCGGTAAAGAGCGCAAAATAAAAATGCATTTGGATGCCGAAATAATTCGCTCAGGATGGGAAGATGTTATTATTCAAGTGCTCGTACCTACCGAAAAAGTGTACCAGATTAGAAATGGCAAAAAAATAATTACAGAACGAAATTTTTATCCAGGATATATGCTTCTTGAGGCAGATGAATTTAAATTGAATTCAGATGTTATACAATCGGTAAGAAGTATGAATGGGGTGATACATTTTTTAGGAAAGGAAAACCCTGTTCCACTTAGAAAATCAGAAGTAAATAAGATTCTAGGTAAAGTAGATGAAATGCAGGAAGCAGGTGAAAGGTTGAACGAACCTTTCTTGGTCGGAGAGACTGTTAAAATTATTGATGGACCCTTCAATGGATTCAATGGTGCGATTGAAGAGATATATGATGATAAAAAGAAGTTGAAGGTTATAGTTAAAATTTTTGGTAGAAGAACGCCTGTAGAACTTAATTTTGGTCAGGTAGAAAAACAATCTTAG
- the rplJ gene encoding 50S ribosomal protein L10, whose amino-acid sequence MTKKNKSAVIELLKAKFEELPFFYVADSSTLSVEEVNNLRRLCFERGIEMKVAKNTLIRKALEQVGDNEKQYEGLYDALKGPTALFFSDVSNLPAKVIQEFRKTSERPILKGAYIDSSIFMGDDSLDALSKLKSKDELLGEIIGLLQSPAKNVIGALQSGGQKLMGILETLSEKEG is encoded by the coding sequence ATGACAAAAAAAAATAAATCAGCAGTAATAGAGTTGTTGAAGGCTAAGTTTGAAGAATTACCATTTTTCTACGTTGCTGATTCTTCAACTTTATCTGTAGAAGAAGTAAATAATCTCCGAAGGTTGTGTTTTGAGAGAGGTATAGAAATGAAGGTAGCTAAAAATACACTCATTCGAAAAGCATTGGAGCAAGTAGGAGATAATGAAAAACAATATGAAGGTTTGTATGATGCTTTGAAGGGTCCTACAGCCTTATTTTTCTCTGATGTTTCTAATCTGCCTGCAAAAGTTATTCAAGAATTTAGAAAAACATCTGAACGTCCTATTTTGAAAGGAGCATATATTGATAGTTCAATATTCATGGGAGATGATTCTCTAGATGCACTTTCAAAACTTAAATCTAAGGATGAGTTACTTGGTGAGATTATTGGACTTTTGCAGTCTCCTGCAAAAAATGTTATTGGTGCATTGCAGTCAGGAGGACAGAAACTTATGGGCATACTCGAAACACTTTCAGAGAAAGAAGGATAA